Proteins found in one Arachis stenosperma cultivar V10309 chromosome 8, arast.V10309.gnm1.PFL2, whole genome shotgun sequence genomic segment:
- the LOC130943671 gene encoding polygalacturonase-like → MSSQSVVLSSLLLMSLVSSSGLCFGSYIGPRRLMQTKHDENMDIMLRVHHQSTPSSIMSQKTFSVSHYGAKSGDGRVDNEAFEKAWNLACSEGGALVVPKEKVYHLKPIKFSGPCQATTTFMLYGTIKAWPKISAYEEDRQHWIMFDNITNFGVDGGGTFNGNGKIWWENSCKTNESLPCKDAPTAVTFNECNNLRVENVKFRNAQQMHVRFQKCNNVTASNLVVQAPGDSPNTDGLHVTQTKNIFIRNSVIRTGDDCISIVSGSQNVRATDIVCGPGHGISIGSLGAGNSEAQVSNVVIDGAIFTGTSNGVRIKTWQGGSGYAKDIKFINIEMRNVTNPIIIDQNYCDQKEPCQEQESAVKLSNVVYQNIIGTSATQVAIKFNCSKTVPCRSIYLQDVILKPERHGSDTVATCENVRYANRGQLFPQCSTA, encoded by the exons ATGTCTTCACAAAGTGTAGTTCTTTCATCACTTTTGCTCATGTCATTGGTTTCTTCTTCTGGCTTGTGTTTTGGCTCTTACATTGGCCCTAGGAGGTTGATGCAGACAAAACATGATGAAAATATGGATATCATGTTAAGGGTTCATCATCAATCAACACCATCTTCAATAATGTCTCAAAAAACGTTCAGTGTTTCACATTATGGAGCAAAATCTGGTGATGGAAGAGTTGATAATGAG GCATTTGAGAAGGCATGGAATTTAGCATGTTCAGAAGGGGGTGCTCTTGTGGTCCCTAAAGAAAAGGTTTATCACCTTAAGCCAATAAAATTTTCAGGCCCATGCCAAGCCACTACCACTTTTATG TTGTATGGAACAATCAAAGCATGGCCTAAAATTTCAGCCTATGAAGAAGATAGACAGCACTGGATTATGTTTGATAATATAACGAATTTTGGTGTTGATGGTGGCGGCACTTTCAACGGCAATGGAAAAATATGGTGGGAAAACTCTTGCAAAACTAACGAAAGCCTT CCATGTAAGGATGCACCAACT GCTGTGACTTTCAATGAATGCAACAATTTGAGAGTGGAAAACGTTAAATTCCGAAATGCACAACAAATGCATGTTAGATTTCAGAAATGCAACAACGTTACAGCTTCAAATCTGGTGGTTCAAGCTCCTGGGGATAGCCCTAACACTGATGGACTTCACGTCACtcaaaccaaaaatattttcataagAAACTCTGTCATTCGTACAG GTGATGACTGCATTTCAATAGTGAGTGGGTCCCAAAATGTTCGTGCTACGGATATAGTTTGTGGACCAGGCCATGGAATCAG CATTGGAAGCTTAGGAGCTGGTAATTCAGAAGCACAAGTCTCCAATGTGGTAATCGACGGAGCCATTTTCACAGGAACCTCTAATGGTGTTAGAATTAAGACTTGGCAG GGAGGTTCTGGATATGCAAAAGACatcaaatttattaatatagAAATGCGAAACGTGACCAATCCCATAATCATAGATCAAAACTACTGCGATCAGAAAGAACCATGCCAAGAGCAG GAATCAGCAGTGAAATTGAGCAATGTGGTGTACCAGAACATCATAGGAACAAGTGCAACACAAGTTGCAATCAAATTCAACTGCAGCAAAACCGTCCCCTGCAGATCAATTTATTTGCAAGACGTCATTCTAAAGCCGGAACGCCATGGCAGCGACACGGTTGCGACATGTGAGAACGTTAGATATGCCAACAGAGGACAGCTTTTTCCTCAGTGCTCTACTGCTTGA